tagttgatttaaataattttggatcatagttttatttcaattgtgatgttttttattgtcttttcatagagaaagtgcgggtaatgggtgcgggtatgggcacttaagtgctcatagggtatggggaagggcactaaagttgttgtCCACGAGGGTACGGGCTTGGGTACGggcattttttacaaatgaggGTATGGGGATGGATACTATAGTACCCTATCCATTAGGTACCCATTGTCATCCCTACCCCGAAGGTaccggttaacaagacccatatGATAATATAGAAGAGATGTTGTCATCGGCATGGCTTAGCAAGACTAGAAAAGTTGCTTGCttgacaccaaaaaaaaatgctcaATTGTAcctttcttatcattttttcaatCAAGGTATCTCCACGTGCAAAATAACTCAAATGCGATTTTAGGGGCTAATCTTCCCAAACATAACTTTATTCATATGCATCAGCTAAAAATCGAACATCTAATCAAACGGTTAAAAGATCAAGTATCTGCCATAGTATACTTTGATAAAGGGGTATACTAACAATTGAATAGTTAGTTATTGCTGATTTTCCTACATTTCATTACCAAAAAATCTAttgattttttgtataaaaagatTGATCGTACAAAATTATAATGTAAGAGTAAGCAAATGATTTATGTACTTTAGTTAACTATTCGGAGAATCTAAATATGgagttaatttggcataaacagATTTCTCTCAAAGTATCTATCCTTGCTTGGCGGTTTCTGAGGGATCGGTtacctacaaaaaataatttggcaAATTGTGGCATTATTCCCTTGGAGCGCGCGGTTGTGTGTCACTGGATGCGGGCACGTTGAAGATGTCAATCATTTGTTCTTGTCTTGTCCAACTTTTGGTGCCTTATGGACATTGGTGCGGGCATGGCTCGGAGTGGTAGGGGTCGATTCTCAAACAACTTCAGATcattttttgcaatttattaATTACGCAGGTTGTTCGAGATTGCGACGATCATTTTTCCACTTGATTTGGTTGCTTTGTGTTTCGGTGTTGTGGAATGAACGGAATGacaatatttttagaaatagaaAAAGCTCTTTGCCACATATGTTAGATAAAGTCAAATCATCTTCTTTGTGGTGGTTAAAACCTCATAATGTTGTATTTAGTTTTGGTACTCATATttggtggtcgagcccgcttTCATGTTTGGGCATTGACTGACTTGGTTGTAATCTTGTTTGGACTTTGACATTTCCGTAATTAtattggcacaccttgtgctttaATAATTACGGTATTTTTGTCGGATCATTTTGGCGATAATTCACCCTATCTAGATATTACAAAATTTGTTCTGAAACATCCATCCTTTATTGCACATGTTCTAAAAGTGGTAGTTTAATAAAACTGAAAAATTCCCAACAGGAAAAAAATCTGTATCATTTGTCAAATGCTCTCAAGTAAAACAACAATGAagtgaaaaattcaaaaataaatacaaatcaCAACCAGTAAGTGAAAGCACCATAACAAAGAGAGTAAGAAATTTGAATCAACTCAAAAGAACAGCCCTTTCAGCCTATCATCTGTTACTTCGCTACTAATTTGCGTGCACGCTGGTTGGCACCTTTCATACGATTGTTCAGCTCATCAACATCGTCACCGAGATGATCAAGGGCTTTGTTTTGGCTgcaaaattatcataaaattgcaacATCAGGAATCAACTAAATAGCACAACACAACTATAGGGAAATAACTCATTTACAACattcataataagttgtttgatttttaaataaatcaagGTATCTACACGAGTTGCTAAAGAGACTAATATCACGAGTTAACTTAGAACCATTCGGAAGTCagtctcttctaacttattTTTCTACGCACACGGTCATGAATCAGATTCCTGACCGCATGCTTAAGGAAATCAAATATCTATCTACATGTCATACAATGTTggtatattttatcttttataccTCATATAGCTTGCTTGTTATTCAACAAAATGATCAAACCAAGGTACTTCCTAATGATGCATAATGTAACacaaatttacatttttaagaaaattaatattattattaaagtaTACAAAAAATTGTACCTGTCAAGTTCAGTTCCCATACTAATTGCCATACCCTTCAAATCACCCAAGATATCACTGAGCTCTGAGAGTCCATCATCTTGTTTAGCTTTTTCATACTGTTTTACAAACATAATAATAAGTTGATCAAATGAAATGTTAATTCAATTCAGAGACTAATATTTCATacacataataattaattaagtacAAGAGTAAAAACACAATACATACGTCGATTTTCTGATAGGCATTGTCAGATTCATTAGGAGGTGTTGTCGGAGCAGAACGTCCCTTAGGCAAAGGAGCTAACCCTAGCTTTGCCCTATCTTCCTTACTCATTACATCCTTCTTGGATGTGTGATCTGATCACAAACCAAATTCAATTATAATATTAGtgtatacatgatttgttatgcAGGTACATATAATATCAACCATTGATTTGTATATCCACGGTTGATATTGTTCACTCTCTAGGAGCCTGATGCGTATTTGTGtatgaaaaataatcaaaatgttaaGTCATAATAACTCGTAAGCATGAAGGTTGGAAGAGAACCTGATGTAATCACAGGGCCGGTGATCGCCTTTCCCTTCTTTGGCTTCCAGGGTTTCGAGAACATGCCCCCGAGATTGTTTAGGAGTTTCTCACCCTGTGAGAGTTATAATGTAAAATTTTGGGATTAGatgtaaaaaataatccaacaaaaa
Above is a genomic segment from Medicago truncatula cultivar Jemalong A17 chromosome 5, MtrunA17r5.0-ANR, whole genome shotgun sequence containing:
- the LOC11414777 gene encoding putative SNAP25 homologous protein SNAP30 gives rise to the protein MFGFRKAPPPTTEPEKTTAITPARRTSSEPVLPVPKSKGNYFDEDDDDDWGRKPASSAASKGGLENQSVQELENYAVNKAEETTNSVNNCLRIAEDIRSDATRTLDMLHQQGDQITRTHNMVVDTEKDLSRGEKLLNNLGGMFSKPWKPKKGKAITGPVITSDHTSKKDVMSKEDRAKLGLAPLPKGRSAPTTPPNESDNAYQKIDYEKAKQDDGLSELSDILGDLKGMAISMGTELDSQNKALDHLGDDVDELNNRMKGANQRARKLVAK